A single region of the Microbulbifer sp. MKSA007 genome encodes:
- the mrcB gene encoding penicillin-binding protein 1B, producing MASTKRRRVRASKPKRRYRWLKLLVLLALVGSLALAAYMAYLDVQLRERLDSRQYQLPARVYARPLVLREGMAMHPDELESEFAALNYRKQGTLSEPGSWVQDGMNYKVWRRDFIHANGRQPAAVVSFRLRNDQISGLRDDNGRSLAEFRLDAANIGSLLGGGDDRNPVRFDDIPPLVANTLIAVEDQDFLNHFGVSPRGIARAMVANAKAGRLVQGGSTITQQLVKNIFFDHKPSLRRKFNEALMAILMEVHYDKRYILQEYINEVWLGQQGARGIYGFGLASEFYFQQPLDTLEPHQVALLVGLAKGASYYNPWRNPERALQRRNTVLELMLEQGLITQEEFQKYSAKPLGVVKGGVGAQNPYPAFTERLLIELRPYYSYEELRTSGLRVYTTLAPSVQKLAEESISQGVSQLEKDRGIKANSLQAATVLLDNRNGNVLAMVGDRNPDYPGFNRALEARRQVGSLIKPAVFLTALERPEEYNLATLIDDAPVRIEEADGDVWMPQNFDKRAHGQIPLYIALAKSYNLATAHLGLDLGLQNVRQTIRRLGVESRLPRVPAMLLGAVEMTPFEVAGMYQTIANNGETVQPRTLLAVSDAQGGRVQHFRRKANRGVDPVPAYLLRWGLEQAMREGTGRRSAKRLPSSIAFAGKTGTTNNNRDSWFAGFSPEVTAVVWLGRDDNERTRLTGSTGALPIWTEIMRKLPHQHGPAEMPRGVELKSVNSRGQFMDPDYCRGGYEIPFSYESQLQPAPECRGQNRWRWFRNLFGNGRDEAAPREEMSPGWGVDTSEQQMRDQRRQQLQEQLRGDDAEEFGVDPEYGSDYEEEPLELPRDNTFGGRAHSVPAEEAQPVGPDLEDQWP from the coding sequence ATGGCATCAACGAAGCGCCGGCGCGTCAGAGCGTCAAAGCCCAAACGACGATATCGCTGGCTCAAGCTGCTAGTGCTTTTAGCCCTGGTGGGCTCCCTGGCGCTGGCAGCGTATATGGCTTACCTGGATGTGCAGCTGCGCGAGCGACTGGATAGCCGTCAATACCAACTCCCCGCCCGAGTCTACGCTCGTCCGCTGGTGCTGCGCGAGGGTATGGCAATGCATCCGGATGAGTTGGAGTCCGAATTTGCTGCCTTGAATTACCGCAAGCAGGGCACTCTGAGTGAGCCTGGCTCCTGGGTTCAGGACGGAATGAATTACAAGGTCTGGCGCCGGGACTTTATCCATGCCAATGGCCGCCAGCCTGCTGCAGTGGTCTCCTTCCGTCTGCGCAATGATCAAATTAGCGGCCTGCGTGATGACAATGGCCGAAGCCTGGCAGAATTCCGCCTGGACGCAGCTAATATCGGCTCTCTACTAGGGGGAGGCGATGACCGCAATCCAGTGCGTTTCGATGATATTCCTCCCTTGGTAGCCAATACCCTGATTGCTGTTGAGGATCAGGACTTCCTCAATCACTTTGGTGTTTCCCCTCGCGGTATTGCCCGGGCCATGGTGGCCAACGCAAAAGCCGGACGATTGGTACAGGGTGGCTCCACAATTACCCAGCAGTTGGTCAAAAATATCTTTTTTGACCATAAGCCCAGCCTAAGGCGTAAATTCAACGAGGCCCTGATGGCCATCCTGATGGAGGTGCACTACGACAAGCGCTATATCCTGCAGGAATACATCAATGAAGTGTGGCTGGGTCAGCAGGGTGCCAGAGGTATTTATGGCTTTGGGTTGGCCTCCGAATTCTATTTCCAGCAGCCCCTGGATACCTTGGAACCCCATCAGGTAGCGCTGTTGGTGGGGCTGGCGAAAGGTGCGTCTTACTACAACCCCTGGCGCAATCCCGAGAGAGCACTGCAAAGGCGCAATACCGTGCTGGAATTGATGCTGGAGCAGGGGCTGATTACTCAGGAGGAGTTCCAGAAGTATTCCGCCAAGCCTCTGGGGGTGGTCAAGGGTGGTGTCGGTGCGCAGAATCCTTACCCGGCCTTTACTGAGCGGCTGTTGATTGAATTGCGTCCCTACTATTCCTACGAGGAATTGCGCACTTCGGGTTTACGGGTTTACACCACCTTGGCCCCTTCGGTGCAGAAGTTGGCGGAGGAGTCCATCAGTCAGGGCGTTAGCCAGCTGGAGAAAGACCGAGGGATCAAAGCCAATTCACTCCAGGCCGCGACAGTATTGTTGGATAATCGCAACGGTAATGTGCTGGCCATGGTGGGAGATCGGAACCCGGACTACCCAGGCTTCAACCGGGCGCTGGAAGCCCGCCGCCAGGTGGGCTCCCTGATTAAGCCGGCTGTGTTTCTCACTGCTCTAGAGCGACCGGAAGAGTACAATCTGGCCACCCTGATCGATGACGCCCCGGTGAGAATTGAAGAGGCGGATGGCGATGTATGGATGCCGCAGAACTTCGATAAGCGCGCTCACGGACAGATACCGCTTTATATCGCCCTGGCCAAGTCCTATAACCTGGCGACGGCTCATTTGGGATTGGATCTCGGCCTGCAGAATGTACGCCAGACGATTCGCCGCCTGGGTGTTGAATCCAGGCTCCCCCGAGTGCCGGCGATGTTGCTTGGTGCTGTGGAGATGACCCCGTTCGAAGTTGCCGGTATGTATCAGACCATTGCGAACAATGGTGAGACGGTACAGCCGCGCACACTGCTGGCGGTATCCGATGCCCAGGGCGGCCGTGTACAGCACTTCCGCCGCAAGGCTAATCGCGGTGTCGACCCCGTTCCAGCTTACCTGTTGCGCTGGGGGCTGGAGCAGGCCATGCGTGAGGGTACCGGACGCCGCTCCGCCAAGCGCTTGCCAAGTAGCATCGCCTTTGCCGGGAAAACCGGAACCACTAACAATAACCGCGATAGTTGGTTTGCGGGCTTCTCCCCGGAAGTAACCGCCGTAGTCTGGCTCGGGCGCGACGACAATGAGCGCACGCGCCTAACTGGCTCCACCGGCGCACTGCCGATCTGGACGGAGATTATGCGCAAGCTGCCCCATCAACACGGACCGGCAGAGATGCCCCGAGGAGTGGAGCTTAAGTCAGTGAACTCCCGGGGGCAGTTTATGGACCCGGATTACTGTCGCGGTGGTTATGAGATTCCTTTCTCCTACGAGAGCCAGCTGCAACCGGCGCCGGAATGTCGGGGGCAGAACCGCTGGCGCTGGTTCCGCAATCTCTTTGGCAATGGTCGCGACGAAGCGGCTCCCAGAGAGGAGATGAGTCCCGGTTGGGGGGTGGATACCAGTGAGCAGCAGATGCGCGATCAGCGCCGCCAACAATTGCAGGAGCAACTTCGAGGTGACGATGCGGAAGAGTTTGGTGTAGATCCCGAGTATGGCTCCGATTATGAAGAGGAGCCCCTGGAGCTGCCAAGAGATAATACTTTTGGCGGGAGGGCTCACAGCGTACCGGCAGAGGAAGCCCAGCCGGTGGGGCCTGACCTGGAAGATCAGTGGCCCTAG
- the hemB gene encoding porphobilinogen synthase, which produces MSQSFGRGAYPNTRLRRLRAKDFSRRLVRETQLSSDDLILPLFVIEGRNETQKVASMPGVERLSVDLLAKKAKTVRELGIPAIALFPVVDPSAKSDCASAAHDADGLAQRAVRELKNAVPELGVITDVALDPFTNHGQDGLMDHSGYIVNDETVEVLVQQALSHAAAGADMVAPSDMMDGRIGAIRDALEGAGHSNTLIMSYAAKYASAYYGPFRDAVGSAGNLKGGNKASYQMDPANTDEALHECALDLQEGADMVMVKPGMPYLDIVRRVKEELRVPTFAYQVSGEYAMHCAAFENGWLKREAVILESLLAFKRAGADGILTYFAEEAAQLLQD; this is translated from the coding sequence ATGAGCCAAAGTTTCGGCCGTGGTGCCTACCCCAACACTCGCCTGCGTCGCCTGCGTGCAAAGGATTTTTCCCGTCGACTGGTGCGGGAAACCCAGTTGAGCAGTGACGACTTGATCCTGCCACTGTTTGTTATTGAGGGGCGTAACGAAACCCAAAAAGTCGCCTCAATGCCGGGTGTTGAACGCCTGAGCGTGGACCTGTTGGCCAAGAAAGCGAAGACAGTTCGAGAGTTGGGAATCCCCGCAATAGCCCTGTTTCCGGTAGTCGACCCGTCGGCAAAGTCCGATTGCGCCAGTGCCGCCCACGACGCCGATGGCTTGGCACAAAGGGCTGTTCGCGAGCTGAAAAATGCGGTACCGGAATTGGGAGTTATCACCGATGTAGCCCTGGACCCCTTTACCAACCACGGCCAGGACGGGCTGATGGACCACAGCGGTTATATCGTCAACGACGAAACCGTTGAGGTATTGGTACAGCAGGCCCTGTCACACGCTGCGGCCGGTGCCGATATGGTAGCCCCCTCGGATATGATGGATGGCCGTATCGGAGCCATTCGCGATGCTCTCGAAGGCGCGGGCCACAGCAATACCCTGATTATGTCCTACGCCGCTAAATATGCCTCCGCTTACTACGGTCCTTTCCGCGATGCAGTGGGCTCTGCCGGGAACTTGAAAGGTGGCAATAAAGCGAGCTACCAAATGGACCCCGCCAACACCGATGAGGCATTGCACGAGTGCGCCCTGGATCTGCAAGAGGGCGCGGATATGGTGATGGTGAAACCCGGTATGCCCTACCTGGATATAGTGCGTCGGGTAAAAGAAGAATTGCGGGTTCCCACTTTCGCCTATCAGGTAAGTGGGGAGTATGCGATGCATTGCGCCGCATTTGAAAATGGCTGGCTGAAGCGAGAGGCGGTTATTCTGGAGTCCTTACTGGCCTTTAAGCGCGCCGGTGCCGACGGCATCCTCACCTATTTCGCCGAAGAAGCCGCACAGTTGCTGCAAGACTGA
- a CDS encoding GntR family transcriptional regulator, giving the protein MGLYEKIKSDLQHGRFAAGQVLKQVELAELYSVSRIPVRDALQRLKNEGWLTGHGKRGVAVPQFDPIEVEDLYLMRMRLEPLLQSLALENLNGEILGRARDILESMQAKPELSAEQIGKMNWEFHACIYQAAARPTLFSTVEQLHRQCERYIGYQSHGLNYQDTSQDEHFAILNALQEGNGDQAAALLAKHIEAAGKLLVRHLHQPHF; this is encoded by the coding sequence ATGGGCCTCTACGAAAAAATTAAGTCGGACTTGCAGCATGGGCGCTTCGCCGCCGGCCAAGTGCTAAAACAAGTCGAGCTGGCCGAACTTTACTCAGTGAGCCGTATTCCGGTTAGGGACGCTCTACAAAGATTGAAAAATGAGGGCTGGTTAACCGGACACGGCAAGCGCGGCGTCGCAGTGCCGCAGTTTGACCCTATTGAAGTGGAAGACCTCTACCTGATGCGCATGCGCCTGGAACCGCTGCTGCAATCCCTGGCACTGGAAAACCTTAATGGAGAGATCCTGGGGCGGGCCAGAGATATTCTGGAATCCATGCAAGCCAAACCTGAACTCTCCGCCGAACAGATCGGAAAAATGAATTGGGAGTTCCATGCCTGTATTTACCAGGCAGCTGCAAGACCCACGCTATTTAGTACCGTCGAGCAACTGCACCGGCAATGTGAGCGCTATATCGGTTACCAATCCCACGGCCTGAATTACCAGGACACCAGTCAGGACGAGCACTTTGCAATACTCAATGCACTCCAAGAGGGAAACGGGGACCAAGCCGCCGCACTGCTGGCAAAACATATAGAAGCCGCCGGCAAACTATTGGTAAGGCACTTACATCAGCCCCATTTTTAA
- a CDS encoding benzoate/H(+) symporter BenE family transporter has product MKNSPFSDTSLSAISAGFVAVLVGVASSAAIVFEAARAAGASEVMIASWIGALGLGMGITCIAFSWYYRAPVITAWSTPGAALLATSLSGIPIAEAIGAFAFSALLTLLVGLSGAFERVARMVPAPIASAMLAGILLQFGLSVFTSLQAQPLLVGIMLLTYLVGRRWAPRYAIILVLAAGVATCWKLQLIASAQIGWQAAHPVWVTPEFRLSTLIGIGLPLFIVTMTSQNLPGAATLAASGYSRVPISPVISGTGLTSLLLTPFGGFAFNLAAITAAICTGPEAHPNPDKRYTAGIAAGIFYLLVGLCGASVVALFSAFPQALIAGLAGLALLGVIGSSLAGATAEADSREAGIITFLISASGISLFGISSAFWGLLGGLVCYWFFKRRN; this is encoded by the coding sequence TTGAAAAACTCACCGTTTTCAGATACCAGCTTGTCCGCCATCAGCGCGGGCTTTGTCGCCGTGCTGGTGGGAGTAGCCAGTTCCGCCGCCATAGTCTTTGAAGCCGCACGTGCAGCTGGCGCAAGTGAAGTAATGATCGCCTCCTGGATTGGCGCCCTGGGCCTGGGGATGGGCATTACCTGTATTGCCTTCTCTTGGTATTACCGCGCCCCGGTAATCACTGCCTGGTCGACTCCAGGTGCTGCACTTTTGGCCACCAGTTTAAGTGGCATCCCCATTGCTGAGGCGATTGGTGCTTTTGCGTTTAGCGCCCTGTTAACACTCCTCGTGGGCTTGTCCGGAGCCTTTGAGCGGGTAGCGCGAATGGTGCCGGCACCGATTGCCAGCGCTATGCTCGCAGGCATACTTCTGCAATTTGGTCTCTCAGTATTTACTTCTCTGCAGGCGCAACCGCTATTGGTCGGCATCATGTTACTGACCTATCTAGTCGGGCGCCGTTGGGCGCCTCGCTATGCCATTATTTTGGTACTAGCGGCTGGAGTGGCGACTTGCTGGAAGTTGCAACTCATTGCATCGGCCCAGATCGGCTGGCAAGCGGCACACCCTGTTTGGGTCACGCCAGAATTCCGCCTCTCCACTTTAATTGGCATTGGCCTTCCTCTTTTTATCGTCACTATGACCTCTCAGAACCTGCCCGGAGCGGCAACCCTGGCCGCCAGTGGCTACAGTAGAGTGCCTATATCTCCTGTTATTAGCGGCACCGGCCTCACCTCTTTATTGCTGACACCGTTTGGTGGCTTTGCATTTAATCTGGCGGCTATTACCGCTGCTATTTGCACCGGCCCGGAAGCCCATCCCAACCCCGATAAACGCTATACCGCCGGCATTGCCGCCGGTATTTTTTATCTGCTGGTGGGCCTCTGCGGCGCTAGCGTTGTGGCATTATTCAGCGCCTTTCCCCAGGCACTGATTGCCGGCCTCGCCGGCTTGGCACTGCTTGGCGTCATTGGTAGCAGCCTGGCTGGCGCAACAGCCGAGGCCGACAGTCGCGAAGCCGGAATTATCACTTTTCTGATCAGTGCTTCCGGTATCAGCCTCTTTGGCATTAGCTCTGCCTTTTGGGGGCTGCTGGGAGGGCTGGTGTGTTACTGGTTTTTCAAGCGCAGGAATTAA